The following coding sequences lie in one Mycobacterium gordonae genomic window:
- a CDS encoding DUF58 domain-containing protein — protein sequence MGKHLNRAKAHFGTDTRGLLEGGRYALSHTRSLEFDDLRPYVPGDDVRDIDWKASARSGSVLIKRFISEKHHKILLVADAGRNMSAVAPSGEFKRDVAAHVMGAVGLIGLRRSDQIGMVFGDSRGCVNVPQRRGETHVEGLLHRWYQHTMTAPGTSDIAAQLNYVATHYRHTMLLVVVSDEPDISEELHGVLARLTGRHDLLWAMVSDMPAVGPDNTDGYDVATGRFVLNGADLGPRVVAAYRRAEQARRDRLAKFLTRRAIPHAIIAGSNDIRRELVGLTEAAGRAG from the coding sequence TTGGGCAAGCACCTCAATCGGGCCAAAGCCCACTTCGGCACCGACACCCGCGGACTACTCGAGGGCGGTCGCTACGCGCTGTCGCATACGCGCAGCCTGGAATTCGACGACCTACGCCCTTACGTTCCCGGTGACGACGTCCGCGACATCGACTGGAAGGCCTCCGCCCGTTCGGGCAGCGTGCTCATCAAACGGTTCATCTCCGAGAAGCACCACAAGATCCTGCTCGTCGCCGACGCCGGCCGCAACATGTCCGCCGTGGCGCCCAGCGGGGAGTTCAAGCGTGACGTCGCAGCACACGTCATGGGTGCGGTCGGTTTGATCGGATTGCGCCGCTCCGACCAGATCGGCATGGTCTTCGGCGACAGCCGCGGCTGCGTGAACGTTCCGCAGCGCCGCGGCGAAACGCACGTTGAGGGACTGCTGCACCGCTGGTACCAGCACACCATGACCGCGCCCGGCACCAGCGACATCGCCGCCCAACTCAATTACGTCGCAACGCATTACCGCCACACCATGCTGCTCGTCGTGGTCTCCGACGAACCCGACATCAGCGAGGAACTGCACGGAGTGCTCGCCAGGCTGACCGGGCGCCACGACCTGCTGTGGGCGATGGTGTCCGACATGCCCGCGGTAGGGCCCGACAACACCGACGGGTACGACGTCGCCACCGGACGTTTCGTCCTGAACGGAGCCGACCTCGGTCCGCGGGTCGTCGCCGCCTACCGCCGCGCCGAACAGGCCCGCCGCGACCGGCTCGCCAAATTCCTGACCCGTCGGGCGATCCCGCACGCGATCATCGCCGGCAGCAACGACATCCGCCGCGAACTCGTCGGCCTGACCGAGGCGGCCGGTCGTGCCGGATGA
- a CDS encoding vWA domain-containing protein, with amino-acid sequence MTFQPVLPWPILAVVAGALVLARLVALRQVLLSAGARRGRTVLRWSGVTLAVLLVITASTRPALRDDKTRGGTTPAAGTNLNVFLVVDRSVDSAVVAGMREDIATLIKKYPAARYALIDFAARATLDWPLSEDVWSLRPTIAALDSYRGGPNAERDVDAAAASNVLRYQLIQAAQLYPGTRNVVLYFGSGAPGSSAPQGDFNSGSVDGGAVLGYGSADAIDEAELRKLAGQLVVPYEHREPGQPFAPELPDRPSAAGTREEAGALLELYWLPASLAAALLLSEIYLSVREFRRARLTRRDAA; translated from the coding sequence ATGACGTTCCAACCGGTGCTGCCCTGGCCGATACTCGCCGTCGTCGCCGGTGCGCTGGTCTTGGCGCGCCTGGTGGCGCTGCGTCAGGTGCTGTTATCGGCGGGTGCGCGGCGCGGGCGCACGGTGCTGCGTTGGAGTGGTGTGACGCTGGCGGTGTTGTTGGTGATCACCGCCTCGACCCGACCCGCGCTGCGCGACGACAAGACACGCGGGGGAACGACCCCGGCCGCCGGTACGAACCTCAACGTCTTCCTGGTAGTCGATCGGTCGGTGGACTCGGCTGTGGTTGCGGGCATGCGCGAGGACATCGCGACATTGATCAAAAAGTATCCGGCGGCGCGGTACGCCCTCATCGACTTCGCCGCGCGGGCCACGCTGGACTGGCCGCTGTCCGAAGACGTCTGGAGTCTGCGTCCCACCATCGCCGCTCTGGATTCCTACCGCGGGGGCCCGAATGCGGAACGAGACGTCGACGCTGCGGCAGCGAGCAATGTGCTGCGCTATCAGCTCATTCAAGCGGCCCAGCTGTATCCCGGTACCCGAAATGTTGTGCTGTACTTCGGGTCCGGTGCTCCCGGATCGAGTGCCCCGCAGGGCGACTTCAACAGCGGATCGGTCGACGGCGGAGCGGTGTTGGGGTACGGCAGCGCCGACGCCATCGACGAAGCCGAATTACGGAAGCTGGCAGGCCAGCTCGTCGTGCCGTATGAGCACCGGGAACCCGGTCAGCCCTTTGCGCCGGAGCTGCCCGACCGGCCGAGCGCCGCCGGCACCCGCGAGGAGGCCGGCGCGCTGCTCGAGTTGTACTGGCTGCCTGCGAGTCTCGCCGCGGCTCTGCTGCTGAGCGAGATCTACCTGTCGGTGCGCGAGTTCCGGCGCGCCCGTCTCACCCGGCGGGACGCGGCATGA
- a CDS encoding AAA family ATPase, with protein MTTARTQPDQRELDGIRRIVDAVSEAFAAKIVGQRDLRESLLIGLLAGGHVLLESVPGLAKTTAAKVLAESIHGRFQRIQCTPDLLPSDIIGTQIYDSATNSFVTQLGPVHANIVLLDEINRSSAKTQSAMLEAMEERQTTIAGQVHTLADPFLVIATQNPVDQEGTYPLSEAQTDRFLLKEIVRYPSPEEEVEVMARIDAGVYDTRQPTAPVVSLEDVLRLQDVVRHVYMDRALMLYASQLVDVTRHPGRALPKQIARLVEYGASPRATIAFCKAARAQAVLSGRAHVLPEDIAKLAHRVLRHRLILGFEAASANVTPETVIDAALRAVRVP; from the coding sequence ATGACTACAGCACGAACACAACCGGATCAGCGCGAGCTCGACGGAATCCGGCGGATTGTCGACGCCGTTTCGGAGGCGTTCGCCGCCAAGATCGTCGGGCAGCGTGACCTGCGGGAATCGCTGCTGATCGGGTTGCTCGCCGGCGGCCACGTGCTGCTGGAGAGCGTGCCCGGCCTGGCCAAGACCACCGCCGCCAAGGTGCTCGCCGAGTCCATCCACGGCCGTTTCCAGCGCATCCAGTGCACCCCCGACCTGCTGCCCAGCGACATCATCGGCACCCAGATCTACGACTCCGCGACCAACTCGTTCGTCACCCAACTGGGCCCCGTGCACGCCAACATCGTGCTGCTCGACGAGATCAACCGGTCCAGTGCCAAGACGCAGAGTGCGATGCTCGAGGCGATGGAGGAGCGCCAGACCACGATCGCCGGCCAGGTGCACACGCTTGCCGACCCGTTCCTGGTCATCGCCACCCAGAACCCGGTGGACCAGGAAGGCACCTACCCGCTGTCCGAGGCGCAGACCGACCGGTTCCTGCTGAAGGAGATCGTGCGCTACCCCTCTCCGGAGGAAGAGGTGGAGGTGATGGCGCGGATCGACGCCGGCGTCTACGACACCCGGCAGCCCACCGCGCCCGTCGTCAGCCTCGAGGACGTGCTGCGTCTGCAGGACGTGGTGCGCCATGTCTACATGGACCGGGCACTGATGCTCTATGCGAGCCAACTGGTCGACGTGACCCGCCACCCCGGCCGTGCGCTGCCCAAACAGATCGCACGGTTGGTCGAGTACGGTGCCAGTCCGCGCGCCACGATCGCCTTCTGCAAGGCGGCGCGAGCCCAGGCGGTGTTGTCCGGGCGGGCGCACGTGCTGCCGGAGGACATCGCCAAGCTCGCGCACCGGGTGCTGCGGCACCGGCTCATCCTCGGGTTCGAAGCGGCCAGCGCCAACGTCACTCCCGAGACCGTGATCGACGCCGCGCTGCGGGCCGTCCGGGTGCCCTGA